A stretch of Paenibacillus mucilaginosus 3016 DNA encodes these proteins:
- the lspA gene encoding signal peptidase II, producing MKYYIYAFIVLLVDQATKWMIVSNLTIGETVPVIGEFFQITSHRNRGAAFGILQNQRWFFLLITVGVVIGVVWYLRKMLREGKRLLPFALSLLLGGALGNFIDRALFGEVVDFLYFHFRFSFFGYPVDYPYPIFNVADMAIVTGVGLIFLDSILAWRREVREARETNARQAESGDIQP from the coding sequence TTGAAATACTACATTTACGCATTCATAGTGCTGCTTGTGGATCAGGCGACGAAGTGGATGATCGTGAGCAACCTGACGATCGGCGAAACCGTACCGGTGATCGGGGAGTTCTTCCAGATCACCTCCCACCGCAACCGCGGCGCAGCCTTCGGGATTCTGCAGAACCAGCGCTGGTTCTTCCTGCTGATCACCGTCGGTGTAGTGATCGGTGTCGTCTGGTATCTTCGCAAGATGCTGCGCGAAGGCAAGCGCCTGCTGCCCTTTGCCCTTTCGCTGCTGCTGGGCGGGGCGCTGGGGAATTTTATCGACCGGGCCTTGTTCGGAGAAGTCGTGGATTTTCTGTATTTTCACTTCCGCTTCTCCTTCTTCGGATACCCGGTGGATTATCCGTACCCGATCTTTAACGTCGCGGATATGGCGATTGTCACGGGGGTAGGGCTGATTTTCCTCGACTCGATCCTGGCCTGGCGCCGCGAGGTACGGGAAGCAAGAGAGACGAATGCACGACAAGCGGAAAGCGGGGATATACAGCCATGA